Genomic DNA from Pongo pygmaeus isolate AG05252 chromosome 16, NHGRI_mPonPyg2-v2.0_pri, whole genome shotgun sequence:
CTTCCCTAACGCATCAACAGTCTGGGTTTTGAGCTCCGTTCAGCCACCATGTGCCCTTCGGCTGATCCCTTGtgctctctgtgcctcggtttccttgCTTGTGAGATGAGAGGCTGCAGAGGCTGTTTCACTTTTCATGTCtgtgctttaaagaaaaaaaaagagagtgcaTGCACCCTCACCCCCACGTCAGCCACTACCATGGAACACCTGAGTACAGACTTAATTCTAGAAGAATAAGAAGTTACTGTATTGCTCATGTGACAGCCGTGAAATACAGAATTGACTGGAACAGCTGTGCTAGATTTTGGCCTGTTGAGTGAGGGATTGGAAAGGTGACAGTGGCATCATCTCTCGCTGAGGGGTGGGAAGTCCAGCAGGAGAGTGAGGGGAGTGGGCAGGCTCCTCTGACACGTGTGCGCCCAGGCGAGAATGCGGAcctctgcagtgagctgttgtAGGAGTCCCTGGACGCCCTGCGAGCACTTCCCGAGGCCTCGCTCTTCGATGAGAGCACCGGGTCCTCTCTGTAGCTGGAGGTGGTGGAGAGAGCGACCAGCTTCCTCAGGTCCGTTGTGATGGGGTgagttctttcctttcttgccttctgcacGCAGACAGCTGGCCTGCTTGAGGCTGGTTCTTACCACCCTCGCTTTAGAGCTAAGAAGCCTAGTAGGTTGGTTTCTCACCTCTGTTTTCAGCGGGCTCTCAGTGCTGTGATTCTGGGTCTGGGTTCTCAGCTTTTCAGGAGATTTGATATATGATATTCTGACTAGACCCAGGAAGCTGTGATACTAAATGAGATGGACGAGGGAGGATGCTTAGAGATTTGGCCATCAGTCATTCGTGGAGGGTTGAGCACTTAcattgtgtgtctctctgtgATTAGGAGCTGCTGTCCTGAGTGCAGAGTGGCGCTTGGTTTGAAGTCTTATAGATAACGTGGGAGTAAACAACTACTCAAGATCAAATAGTTTAGTCCTTTAGCTGGTCTTTTTAGCGTAAAAAATTTTGAATAGGAATCATTTGTGTGTAAGAAAAACATGAATTCTGGTCTTAGGTGCTATGCATTTTTGttaaggtttttaaatttaaagaaaatataaaattcaacagGGAGGGCAGATGCAGAGGAAAAGTGAGGCCACTCCTCACTCCCCTTGCAGAGGTCAGCACTGTGCCTTCTTCCATCCGGCATGAGGCCTTTGGCGTTTGCGTCCCTGGCTCTGAGTCCACTTCCTGAGCCTGCTGGTGAAGGCATCACCACAAATTTTTAACCCTGGAGGCCCTGAACATAGGCATGGAGTTGATTTCAAAAATTCAGCTGTAATATTGATGCCATAGGATCCTTTCTCCGCAGTCTTgggatagaattttaaaaaatttattattgagtaacatagaaaagttaaaaatatttcattgatcAGAGATAAAAATTAGTGTAGACATTTTGCCTTCAGATTATCAGGTGGTTTTGGAGATTGGCTCTCTAATTCCGTAGGAGGATGTTGATACTGTTATAGTCTTACAAGTCATTGAAACTGGAAAAGATAGCTAGATATTCTTCTACTCATGTTTTTGATaatgagataaattattttatgtttcacaAACTTGGAGTATGTCATCTACTGTAATATAGTGTctgaatgaataatttaaataaaatatatttctgtaagctaattttacactttaaaaatctctgaaaaatTTGAGTAGCAAGTCTCAGAAACTtgattctaaatattaaaaatatatccttcCTTGGGAGGGAGCGTGTAGTAAATGTGTTAGTGTGATTGTAAGCATGCTGTCTTTCTGGAGGTCGCTTTGTTCCTGCATCCATTGTTTTCATTTCAGGGATGTTCACGGAACACCAGGCACCAAAGGGCCAGAAGCGTCCCCCTGCAGGACCAGCACTTGGCCCTGGCCATCCTGCTGGAGCTGGCTGTGCAGAGAGGCACTCTGAGGTGAGGGGTGCCACAGACTGGGAACACTTTGGGGAAGCGGCTCTGTGTCCAAATACCTGTTGCATTGTGTTTGTTTCACTGAATTGTGTGTGACTGCAGCAGATGTGGTGCTCTGTAACCAGAGAACCATGTCCCAGAGCtcgctctctcttttccttttcttcacttcctttttttatgCTTAGTTTTCTagactgggaattttttttttttttttcagttttcctcatttaattatttttattccatgaatTTAAGATCCTAGATCTTTCATGTAAACATGCTCTTTGAGCTTCTTAACTGGTCTTTCCTATCAGCAAAAGGTGATGTCGTGTGCTGAAATCTTGGTGTCAATTCAGTGATTTAATTACCACGGCtttactttcatttcctttcatatCCCAAGTATTTCTTCACTTCTATCTagctgtttgcttttatttttgctacaccatgaaaaaaaaagttaatctgtTTTTACTAGGAATAAATATCTTTTCTCCTTTGGCCAAATGTTGTCTGCCATCCTGATGTTGCTTCAGCTGTGGGACAGCGGGGCACAGGAGACTGACAATGAGCGTTCCGCCCAGGGCACCAGCGCCCCGCTTTTGCCCTTGCTGCAAAGGTTCCAGAGCATCATTTGCAGGAAGGATACGCCCCACTCCGAGGGCAACATGCACGTGGGTGTCATGATGGAACTTTGTGTGTAGGTGGCACTCGAGTCTAGTTATTTTTTAAGCAAGACCGGCGTGCGTGTCCACGGCAGTATTTttctctggtgtgtgtgtgtttggtagtAACAGCATTGAGTCAGATGAGACAGGTGTGGGAGGCCACTTGTTTGTGGAGAAGACTCGGATCAGTGAACACTGACTTCCTTGTCAGCAGAGAACCAAGCTTGAAACATGCACTTTTAAATCAATACCAGAAAAGAACAACGAAAATAATGGCCTGCTTTGTTGGCCCTTCCTATGTACTGGGCTCTGTGCAGGGCATGTCACCTGAGCTGTCACTCTGTTTAGTACCAGCTCCCCCCTTAACAGGTGTGGACGCCGAGCTGGGGGAGGAGCAGGCGTGTGGGGCTCTGGGCCTAAACCTCCAGGACTGCTGGTCTTTACAGGTCAAGTACAAGTTGGATTTTGCCGGTTTTTTGGGAAAGTCTTAGGCATTCCAATATCATGCTTTGGTTTAGAACTATGCAAATGAAAGTAGGTGTTCTCCAGAGTGGGCAACATTTAGATTGAAATAAAGTTTTTGGTTTTAGATTTCAAGGCCAGCTTGAGATTCTGTGCTGGGTTCCCACAGAAGTGGTTCTACCTTTCTCCAGGGGTCCTAGGCCTGTAGGGTGGTTTGGTTGTGTTAGTAATCTGTGTGGattcaacttacctgtagtatcataaatgtatatatgcacaGTCAATGTTGTGTACATGTATACAGCAAATTTAGACATTTGTACAGTCAGTTTATATGCTGCATAAATATATAGCTGTATAGTATAACTATCATCGACATTGTCATTTGATGGGTCAAATGAGTCAATAGCAAATTATAAAGAGTAATTAAAGGCTAattgttactttaatttttcccaccatttctgaatgtttgtttaCTTTTCCCTTCTAGCTTTTGTGTGGCCCTCTGAGCCCCATTGAGAGTTTCCTGAGGTACCTCACCCTTCCACAAGACAACGAGCTTGCCATTGATCTGCGACAAATGGTGATTGTTGTCATGGCCCATTTAGACCGTCTGGCTACGCCCTGTAGATGCTTCCGCTGTGTAGCTCTCTGACGTCTCATAAGGTGTGTGTGCAAGAACCGTGTTCTCCATGTGTTTTGTAGCTAGTACCACTTCTAGGTTCTCATCCTGGGCCCATGTGGAGACTTGTTTTTTCTGGTATTGTTGGGGGGAGCTGGCTTATGGTTTTTAAACATGTTTGCTGTTGAAAGTGTTATCCGTGTTGAGAGTGAGTGATGAGCAAGCTGAGGCACACAGGCCTGGGGACCCAACCTGGGGGCCCAGGTTCCAGGTTCAGGTGGCACAGCCCCAGAGAGCTCCCCTTTATCCACAGCCCCAGGCCCTCCCACCTGCAGGGGGTTCCACAGCCTTCTTTATGCTCTGAACACGGGCTGTGTTAGTATGTAATGCTGGTTATAGTAGTGagagtataattatatattatatctgttatgtaaTAGTAATGGTAATAGTAGTGATTTGCATGTGTGGAGCACCTGTAGGGTGCAGGCCCGCTGAGGACCCCATGCACGCTGTTGTATCTCATTATGTCAATGAGAAAACTGCCTTTGGGAATGGTAGTGAACTTTCCCAGTGTATAACAGTAATCCTAGTTTTGAATCCAGatttttctaagattttatttctagtatgaagagtatttattttgttttacagtcattaaaaaaaaaaaaggaatacagtcACATGGTTCAAAAATCAAACCTAGGCAGAGACACACTGTCGCTTCCCCGCCCATGCCTTCCAGCCATTTCCCACCTGCTGCCTCTGACTTTTCAGTCTCCTCTGTAACCTCCTTGTTCTCTGGAATGAGTACGCTAGTGGTAGCATGTTGCATTACTtgtgttgcttgtttttttttactaACCATATATACTGGAGTACTTTATCAGAGTGTCactctttgtttttataaagcaGCTTAGTCTTCAGTGTGTGGATATGTCTTTTATGTATCTTTCTTTAGTGAGTCTCTTATTGGTGGACACTTGGGCTTATTGCCACAATGTTGCTATACAAATAGTGCTGAGGGtcgggtgtggtgcctcacgcctataatcccagcactttgggaggccgaggtgggtggatcacctgaggttgggagtttgagaccagcctggccaatttggagaaaccccgtctctactaaaaaatacaaaaattagccgggcgtggtggcacatgcctgtaatcccagctactcgggaggctgaggcagaagaattgcttgaacccgggaggcagaggttgcagtgagccaagatcgcgccactgcactccaggctgggcaacaagagtgaaactccatctcaaacaaaaacaacaaaaaacacatataGTACTGCAAGGCTTGACCTGGAACGTGTCCTccatgtgtgcatgcgtgtgtgcctGTGCACATGCACAGGTGGGGATGCACCTAGTGTGGGCTGGTTGTTACCAGATTGCTCCTGTACAACTTGATTTCTCTCACCACCAATATGGCTGCTGGTCTCCCAGCCTTGTGTGTGGGCTTTTGGGATTTTGCCTGTTAAAGCACAAAATGGTGACCCTGATATagtttgagcattttaaaatacattagtaTTTAAGGGCCATTTATACTACTTTTTAATGGTCTCTgttaaaatgaaatgcaatggaaacggAAAAATAACCTGTTCAGTTGCTTCATCATACCtgttaaatgaggtaatacagCATGGTACGAGCTATTTTGATGCTTTGAATCagcatattttctctttatttgctttgttttttagctTATAATATCTCAGTGCTactcccagcattttttttttttttttttttttttttttttttgctgttgtaaaagaaaatatttactttctcatcTTGCAGGGATCATTGCAAGAGGTCATATTCATAGGTTGGGTGTTAATAGGATGGAAATACTATGCCAATGTGATTGGTCCAATCCAGTGCAAAGGCCTGGCCTACCTGGGAGTCACACAGATTGCCTGTGCAGAGAAGCGCTTCCTGATTCTGTCACGCAATGGCCGTGTGTACACACAGGCCTACAATAGTGACACACTGGTGAGTGTTCTGGGCACCGCCTGCAGTGTTCCCTTGTGGAGCAGGGTCTGAACTATAGATGCACAAGCTCTGGTGTTTCTTTAAGCCATTTGATTTCTGAAGATTGATAAGCTTCTGTTTATTGTATATTATGTTTAATGATCTCAGTTGTAATATTGTCAAGATTTGGGTTGTGAAGATTAGGAAGTCCTTACAGTGAAACTCATTGCTAATCGTGAGATTCCCATTTGTAAACTCATTTCCACGTGTAAACTCATTTGATGTTGGGGCCAGACAGGTGACAGATGAGGGAGATGGGCCTCATGGGGATAGTGGCAAATTGGGACGTGGCATGTTTTCATTAAAGCGAGGAATTCCTCCCTGTCGGCTGTGTGTCTCTGTGGCATGGGGCTAGCCTGTCCTGCCCCTGCATCGGCTCTGGTCTTGCTGCAGAGCACTTGGAGGCTGCCCGCTGTTCTGTTGGTGCTCAGTGGGAAGGGCTGGAGAGCCGGCCCCGTGGCCCCCAGAGACTTACGCCCCACTTCCAGTTAGAGCAGGCTTTGCTCAGGGATACATGATAAAGGAGAGCTGCGCTGGTTTCGTTTTCCTTGGACTGATGACTACTTTTCTtcgtatttttccttctttaggCCCCACAGCTGGTCCAAAGCCTTGCCTCCAGAAACATTGTAAAAATTGCTGCCCATTCTGATGGTCGGTCACCATTACCTAGCCTTGGCTGCCACTGGAGAGGTGTACTCCTGGGGCTGTGGGGATGGCAGATGGCTGGGCCACAGGGACACTGTGTATGTATTGCTCATTTCTGTAGGGGACACACTCTTCTTTTATGTTGCTATATCCTAAACAGGATGGAGTGCAGAAGTGTGTCCCGGTGTTTTCCAGCTGCCCTGACATGTAGCGCTGGGGTGGAGCAGGACACTATGATATGCCCCTCCTTGGTGATGGCTTAGGAGCTCTGCCCGTGCGTGGAGGGCAACAGGAATTGGCCTTTCGGCTCTTCTCCACCCCGTGTAGCCTTGGCCAGCCTTTTATCTACTCAAACTGCATCCCCACTCTGGAATTTGCCAAAACAAATCCTACACCACTGTTCCTTCATTCACAAACAGTTCACCCTGTCTCCCGTAGATAAGGTTGTCACCCTTTCCTTGAAccataatattatttttacaggAACAAAAGTCAGCAGTTTCTTCCTAATATTATCCTATTCGGTGGAACCTTTTATTGTGAAAGAACAGAGATAAAACAAAGTTATTATAAATGCCAGGCTGTAAGAATTGGGAGGTCTGACAGCCCCATGGAGTGATGGGGAACCCTCTTGTACTTTGCTGTTGTGCGTGGAACTTTGGCATTAGGTTTAAATGAAGGACGTGTGTGCATACCAACCCAGCAAGCCCATTTCATGTGGGCCAGAGCCCTGAGCAGGGAGCAGGCAGTTGCAGAGCTTGAAATGAGCGAAGTCATGACTGCCCTTGTGTCCTTTGAGAGGAGCCTGGGGGGCATGGCCCATGCACACCACAGGATGGAGTTGAGGTCATCATTGCTGACAGCATCTGCTGGGAAGATCCCAAACTGGGAGAAAAGCAGAGTGATGCGCATTGTGTGGTACATGTATGCCAAGCTCAGAACAGCCCAACCCTGACAGTGTTGTAAGGGATTCAGACAAATGTAAAATGAGTGAAAAACAAAAGATTGATCTCCATGGAATTTATAGCTGTTACTCTCACACTGGATCGTAAAGGCTGGGATTGACATGGGGTACACGGGACTTGAAAGGCGTCAAGGTGCAGGACAGGGTGGTATATCTGCTTACTTCCTTTATGGTATTTATAACTGactttgtataaaatatttcatagtaaAACAATTCTCAGTGGAGAGTAAGTGCTGGGATGAGTAACTTAGGCCTTATTCTAGGACttcaaggaaggaagagagatgaGTGCAGATGGCAGAAGCTGGAGATAACCTTTTGGGGAAGTTGAAACTTAAGCTGAGTAAGGGAGAGTTTGTACTGAGTAGAGTCATTGGGCTGTCCCTGTGAGCGCCTGtgccactgtgtgtgtgtattttgcaaACTAGTAGGTCTCAAAGTGAGTAAACCATGTCGTTGGAGAGGCCTGGCTTCTATAGATTCTCAAGAAAATGTCATCCATCATAGGAACATATTCTGGATCCTAAGAATAGGGTATTTTGCTAACTTTGCAATTTCTTCAACTAGTAAGACTTCTCTACCCTAATCCCCACTGCCTCATACTTTTCATTTGTAAAGTATAGATTGCAGAGTGCTGGCTTCATTCCATCcccattcatttaacaaatgcatACAAATGTTAGTCAGCTTCATGAGGCTTCCATACAGCCAGATGACAGTTTCAGATGTAGAGTTGGGTGGTTTTGACAAGTGCACACAGTTGGGTCACTGCCATCAAGACATGGGGCGCTCCCGTCGCTTCCGGGGATTCGAGTCAATGCCCCTTCCTACCTCCAGTTCCTGACAACCTCTGATCTGCCCTCTGTTGTTACGATTTTGTCTTTTCCataatttaatataaacaaaGCCATACAGTGTATGGTGTTTTCTTtctggcatctttcacttagcatgatgtcttgAGATGCAGCCATGTTGTTGGGTTTGTGGGTAAGTCATTCCTTCTGTTGCAGATGGACCATGGTTTTGGgccattgtgaataaagctgcaatgGACTTTATTGtgcaagcctttttttttttttttttgagatggagttttgctcttgttgcccaagttggagtgcaatggcatgatctcagctcactgcaacctccacctcctggattcaagcgattctcctgcctcagccttccaagtagctgggattacaggcaccccctaacatgcccaactaattttgtatttttagtagagatggggtttcaccatgttaaccaggctggtctcaaactcctgacctcaggtgatccgcccacctcggccacccaaagtgctgggattataggcgtgagccaccatgcccggcctattgtaCAAGTCTTTaacaaacactgtttttatatttctactgGATACCATGCTTGGCATCAGGTTCCAACTGAACAAAAAGTCATGGAGGTGTTAGGTGTTTGAATtctgtctttcttattttattaggtACCTGGAAGGTGAAACTGGCCTGATGCTGTGATGGTCTAAATTTGGATAGTGAATTTCCTTTGCTAACACTAATAAGAAATAACACCAAGAAGAAAGGCGTTCATGTTTGTTCCCTTCCTCCCCAAGGCCTCTGGAGGAGCCTAAGGTGATCTCCGCCTTCTCTGGAAAGCAGGCCGGGAAGCACGTGGTGCACATCGCTTGTCGGAAGCACTTACAGCGCAGCCGTCACTGCCGAGGGGGAGCTGCACACCTGGGGCCATGGGAACTACAGCCGGCTGGGCCACGGTACATCTGGTCTGCATGAGTGGGAGCATGCAGCAGGAGGTGGCCTCTTACAGGACTTAGTCACGGCCGTCCTATCTGTTTGAAGGCTCCAGTGAGGACGAGGCCATTCCGATGCTGGTAGCTGGGCTTAAAGGACTGAAGGTCATCGATGTGGCGTGTGGGAGTGGGGACGCTCAAACCCTGGCTGTCACTGAGAACGGTATGTAGAGCTCTCGCCACCCTCGACAGGCCTTCGAGGACACG
This window encodes:
- the LOC129026583 gene encoding E3 ubiquitin-protein ligase HERC2-like isoform X1, whose product is MRTSAVSCCRSPWTPCEHFPRPRSSMRAPGPLCSWRWWRERPASSGMFTEHQAPKGQKRPPAGPALGPGHPAGAGCAERHSELLCGPLSPIESFLRYLTLPQDNELAIDLRQMGSLQEVIFIGWVLIGWKYYANVIGPIQCKGLAYLGVTQIACAEKRFLILSRNGRVYTQAYNSDTLAPQLVQSLASRNIVKIAAHSDGRSPLPSLGCHWRGVLLGLWGWQMAGPQGHCASGGA
- the LOC129026583 gene encoding E3 ubiquitin-protein ligase HERC2-like isoform X4; amino-acid sequence: MRTSAVSCCRSPWTPCEHFPRPRSSMRAPGPLCSWRWWRERPASSGMFTEHQAPKGQKRPPAGPALGPGHPAGAGCAERHSELLCGPLSPIESFLRYLTLPQDNELAIDLRQMGSLQEVIFIGWVLIGWKYYANVIGPIQCKGLAYLGVTQIACAEKRFLILSRNGRVYTQAYNSDTLAPQLVQSLASRNIVKIAAHSDGRSPLPSLGCHWRGLWRSLR
- the LOC129026583 gene encoding E3 ubiquitin-protein ligase HERC2-like isoform X2; the protein is MGQATSSRPVSKGVEGLARVGSRVALSFAFAFLCRAWRSGMFTEHQAPKGQKRPPAGPALGPGHPAGAGCAERHSELLCGPLSPIESFLRYLTLPQDNELAIDLRQMGSLQEVIFIGWVLIGWKYYANVIGPIQCKGLAYLGVTQIACAEKRFLILSRNGRVYTQAYNSDTLAPQLVQSLASRNIVKIAAHSDGRSPLPSLGCHWRGVLLGLWGWQMAGPQGHCASGGA
- the LOC129026583 gene encoding E3 ubiquitin-protein ligase HERC2-like isoform X5, whose product is MFTEHQAPKGQKRPPAGPALGPGHPAGAGCAERHSELLCGPLSPIESFLRYLTLPQDNELAIDLRQMGSLQEVIFIGWVLIGWKYYANVIGPIQCKGLAYLGVTQIACAEKRFLILSRNGRVYTQAYNSDTLAPQLVQSLASRNIVKIAAHSDGRSPLPSLGCHWRGVLLGLWGWQMAGPQGHCASGGA
- the LOC129026583 gene encoding E3 ubiquitin-protein ligase HERC2-like isoform X3, coding for MPSESFCLAAQARLDSKWLQTDIQMIVLNKVEQRKKIWMTERKKMKKKLLHLYIVPSEFWTAGYGASNQLLCGPLSPIESFLRYLTLPQDNELAIDLRQMGSLQEVIFIGWVLIGWKYYANVIGPIQCKGLAYLGVTQIACAEKRFLILSRNGRVYTQAYNSDTLAPQLVQSLASRNIVKIAAHSDGRSPLPSLGCHWRGVLLGLWGWQMAGPQGHCASGGA